One window of Medicago truncatula cultivar Jemalong A17 chromosome 2, MtrunA17r5.0-ANR, whole genome shotgun sequence genomic DNA carries:
- the LOC11422168 gene encoding IAA-amino acid hydrolase ILR1-like 4: MDFFKCVKLFIVIFISFLSATPIFSDSSTSSNAIPNFLELAKEPQVFDWMVDIRRKIHENPELGYEEFETSKLIRTKLDELGVTYKHPVAVTGVIGYIGTGLPPFVALRAEMDALLMQELVEWEHKSKVPGKMHACGHDAHVAMLLGAAKILKEHEKQLQGTVVLVFQPAEEGGGGAKKILDSGALENVSAIFGLHIGPNIPLGEVASRSGPMLAGGGFFKAVIRGKGGHAANPQHAIDPILAASNVIVSLQHIVSREADPLDTQVVTVGNIQGGGAFNVIPNFVTIGGTFRAFLRESFTQLRQRIEQVIIGQAAVHRCNATVSFLEDKISSYPPTINNDSLHDYFQSVAGSLLGVDKVKGHHLLMGSEDFAFYQEAMPGYVFIVGMEDVSVERLRSWHSPYFKVNEDVLPYGVALHVSLATRYLTKLNQEVPTVDGKYHDEL; this comes from the exons ATGGATTTCTTCAAATGTGTCAAGTTGTTCATCGtcattttcatttcctttttatCTGCTACACCAATCTTCTCAGACTCTTCCACCAGTTCAAATGCAATCCCCAACTTCCTGGAATTAGCCAAGGAACCTCAAGTTTTTGATTGGATGGTTGATATAAGGAGGAAGATTCATGAGAATCCTGAACTTGGTTATGAAGAATTTGAGACCAGTAAGCTTATAAGAACAAAATTGGATGAATTGGGTGTTACATATAAACATCCAGTTGCAGTGACAGGTGTTATTGGTTACATAGGAACTGGTCTTCCTCCTTTTGTCGCTCTCAGAGCTGAAATGGATGCTCTTCTTATGCAG GAATTGGTGGAGTGGGAGCATAAGAGTAAAGTGCCTGGAAAGATGCATGCATGTGGCCATGATGCTCATGTTGCTATGCTTCTTGGTGCTGCTAAGATCCTCAAGGAACATGAAAAACAGTTACAG GGAACAGTTGTTCTTGTTTTTCAACCAGCAGAAGAAGGAGGTGGAGGGGCCAAGAAAATTTTAGATTCTGGAGCCTTAGAAAATGTTTCTGCCATATTTGGATTGCATATCGGACCTAACATACCTTTAGGTGAAGTGGCATCTAGGTCAGGTCCTATGCTTGCAGGAGGTGGCTTCTTTAAAGCAGTAATAAGAGGCAAGGGAGGCCATGCAGCCAATCCTCAACATGCTATTGACCCCATTTTGGCGGCTTCGAATGTGATTGTTAGCTTACAACATATCGTTTCTCGCGAGGCTGATCCCCTTGACACCCAG GTTGTGACTGTAGGAAATATTCAAGGAGGTGGTGCATTCAATGTTATTCCAAACTTCGTCACAATTGGTGGCACCTTCCGAGCATTTTTGAGAGAAAGCTTCACGCAACTAAGACAACGTATTGAGCAG GTTATCATTGGACAAGCTGCTGTGCACAGATGCAACGCAACAGTGAGCTTCCTTGAGGACAAGATATCGTCATACCCTCCTACTATAAACAATGATAGCTTGCATGACTATTTTCAAAGTGTTGCTGGGAGTTTGCTCGGCGTTGATAAAGTTAAGGGCCATCATCTATTGATGGGATCAGAAGACTTTGCATTCTATCAAGAGGCTATGCCTGGATACGTCTTCATCGTCGGAATGGAAGATGTCTCTGTTGAACGTCTTAGGTCATGGCACTCGCCCTATTTCAAAGTCAACGAAGATGTACTTCCTTATGGCGTTGCACTTCACGTCTCATTAGCTACTAGGTATCTTACCAAGTTAAATCAAGAGGTGCCAACAGTAGATGGAAAATATCATGACGAATTAtag